In Megalobrama amblycephala isolate DHTTF-2021 linkage group LG10, ASM1881202v1, whole genome shotgun sequence, one DNA window encodes the following:
- the LOC125277337 gene encoding probable G-protein coupled receptor No9 isoform X2 translates to MKNQRGMRTALRNSTVLSPRARLVLETLMVLMSLAAVTGNILVIVIVAATKTFHTVTSVLIINLAISDFLVGIGVMPFVAVSIMNNGWVNYNDLCLYVGYTSSVYCTASVLTLAAIALDRYFSIVDCLRYDSRCTIWRTVSVVLWIWLQAMLTSCPPLLGWSNISFVAPMYSCAVNWANSPSYTVIMASLSFLLPAIVILFCYVKIVRVARYHARRIHSLEEHLQRNRTTSVLNLQHSFMDTYTPSSLIYYVSGRFVTDQLDFPDEVVPDAPSEMSSKPTGGRLHSFMAQIHSSSPQYPSQPQHHGVLRLFLVIAAFFLCWTPYISVALVQATETALSRPRSLVPPSAVTFSYWLVLFNSDINPFLYALLSKRFQGAFHSLRWKIQARLGSVVERIGAERSTGGGGGENDPTNGLTHSSMAHSRNNVESTYSSVFTLSSQFPNSLKEQLNNVLPVATCSRPVCHKCSGQGSRTVDLLQVPSRQRERNRLPYSAATEKKQATFFYGQITVRVEHIC, encoded by the exons ATGAAGAACCAGAGAGGA ATGCGGACTGCACTGAGGAACTCAACGGTTCTGTCGCCTCGGGCGCGTCTGGTGCTGGAGACTCTGATGGTGCTGATGAGTCTGGCCGCTGTGACGG GAAACATTCTGGTCATTGTGATTGTGGCAGCCACGAAAACCTTCCACACTGTGACCTCCGTCCTGATCATTAATCTGGCCATTAGCGATTTCCTAGTGGGAATAGGCGTCATGCCATTTGTGGCAGTTTCCATTATGAACAACGGATGGGTCAACTACAAT GATCTATGTCTGTATGTCGGCTACACATCCTCAGTCTACTGCACCGCTTCAGTTCTAACATTGGCCGCTATTGCCCTGGACCGTTACTTCTCCATTGTGGACTGCCTGCGGTACGATTCCCGCTGCACGATATGGAGAACAGTTTCGGTGGTGCTATGGATTTGGCTGCAAGCTATGTTGACCAGCTGTCCTCCTCTTCTTGGCTGGAGCAACATTAGTTTTGTGGCTCCCATGTACAGCTGTGCTGTGAACtgggccaacagcccaagctacACAGTCATTATGGCCTCCTTATCTTTTCTTCTACCGGCTATAGTCATCCTCTTCTGCTATGTGAAGATTGTCCGTGTGGCACGATACCACGCTAGGAGGATCCACAGTTTGGAAGAACATCTCCAGCGTAACAGAACCACATCTGTCTTGAATCTACAACACTCATTCATGGACACCTACACACCATCCAGTCTGATTTACTATGTGAGTGGGAGGTTTGTGACGGATCAGTTGGATTTTCCTGATGAAGTTGTTCCAGATGCACCATCTGAGATGTCTTCCAAGCCAACTGGTGGACGTCTGCACTCTTTTATGGCTCAAATCCATAGCAGTAGCCCTCAATATCCCAGTCAACCTCAGCATCATGGAGTCCTGAGGTTGTTCCTGGTCATCGCTGCTTTTTTCTTGTGCTGGACACCCTATATTAGCGTAGCTCTGGTGCAGGCCACTGAAACCGCCCTGTCCCGGCCCAGGAGCCTCGTTCCCCCATCTGCTGTCACTTTCTCTTATTGGCTGGTGCTGTTTAATTCAGATATCAACCCGTTTCTGTATGCGCTCCTCAGCAAGCGCTTCCAAGGGGCCTTCCATAGTTTGAGATGGAAGATCCAGGCCAGGTTGGGAAGCGTTGTGGAGAGAATAGGAGCTGAGAGGTCTACAGGTGGAGGTGGAGGCGAGAATGACCCCACTAACGGATTGACCCACAGTTCCATGGCGCACTCCAGAAACAACGTGGAGTCGACGTACTCTTCTGTTTTCACCCTCAGCTCTCAGTTTCCCAACAGCCTCAAGGAGCAACTGAATAATGTTCTTCCGGTGGCCACTTGTTCTCGTCCTGTTTGTCATAAATGTAGTGGACAGGGGTCGAGGACGGTGGACCTCTTGCAGGTCCCCTCCAGACAACGTGAGCGGAACAGACTCCCTTATTCTGCTGCTACTGAAAAGAAACAAGCCACATTCTTTTATGGACAGATCACAGTAAGAGTAGAACATATTTGCTGA
- the LOC125277337 gene encoding probable G-protein coupled receptor No9 isoform X1 — MESSAHEWFDSDESEFQMRTALRNSTVLSPRARLVLETLMVLMSLAAVTGNILVIVIVAATKTFHTVTSVLIINLAISDFLVGIGVMPFVAVSIMNNGWVNYNDLCLYVGYTSSVYCTASVLTLAAIALDRYFSIVDCLRYDSRCTIWRTVSVVLWIWLQAMLTSCPPLLGWSNISFVAPMYSCAVNWANSPSYTVIMASLSFLLPAIVILFCYVKIVRVARYHARRIHSLEEHLQRNRTTSVLNLQHSFMDTYTPSSLIYYVSGRFVTDQLDFPDEVVPDAPSEMSSKPTGGRLHSFMAQIHSSSPQYPSQPQHHGVLRLFLVIAAFFLCWTPYISVALVQATETALSRPRSLVPPSAVTFSYWLVLFNSDINPFLYALLSKRFQGAFHSLRWKIQARLGSVVERIGAERSTGGGGGENDPTNGLTHSSMAHSRNNVESTYSSVFTLSSQFPNSLKEQLNNVLPVATCSRPVCHKCSGQGSRTVDLLQVPSRQRERNRLPYSAATEKKQATFFYGQITVRVEHIC, encoded by the exons ATGGAGTCCTCGGCTCATGAGTGGTTTGATTCAGATGAGTCTGAGTTTCAGATGCGGACTGCACTGAGGAACTCAACGGTTCTGTCGCCTCGGGCGCGTCTGGTGCTGGAGACTCTGATGGTGCTGATGAGTCTGGCCGCTGTGACGG GAAACATTCTGGTCATTGTGATTGTGGCAGCCACGAAAACCTTCCACACTGTGACCTCCGTCCTGATCATTAATCTGGCCATTAGCGATTTCCTAGTGGGAATAGGCGTCATGCCATTTGTGGCAGTTTCCATTATGAACAACGGATGGGTCAACTACAAT GATCTATGTCTGTATGTCGGCTACACATCCTCAGTCTACTGCACCGCTTCAGTTCTAACATTGGCCGCTATTGCCCTGGACCGTTACTTCTCCATTGTGGACTGCCTGCGGTACGATTCCCGCTGCACGATATGGAGAACAGTTTCGGTGGTGCTATGGATTTGGCTGCAAGCTATGTTGACCAGCTGTCCTCCTCTTCTTGGCTGGAGCAACATTAGTTTTGTGGCTCCCATGTACAGCTGTGCTGTGAACtgggccaacagcccaagctacACAGTCATTATGGCCTCCTTATCTTTTCTTCTACCGGCTATAGTCATCCTCTTCTGCTATGTGAAGATTGTCCGTGTGGCACGATACCACGCTAGGAGGATCCACAGTTTGGAAGAACATCTCCAGCGTAACAGAACCACATCTGTCTTGAATCTACAACACTCATTCATGGACACCTACACACCATCCAGTCTGATTTACTATGTGAGTGGGAGGTTTGTGACGGATCAGTTGGATTTTCCTGATGAAGTTGTTCCAGATGCACCATCTGAGATGTCTTCCAAGCCAACTGGTGGACGTCTGCACTCTTTTATGGCTCAAATCCATAGCAGTAGCCCTCAATATCCCAGTCAACCTCAGCATCATGGAGTCCTGAGGTTGTTCCTGGTCATCGCTGCTTTTTTCTTGTGCTGGACACCCTATATTAGCGTAGCTCTGGTGCAGGCCACTGAAACCGCCCTGTCCCGGCCCAGGAGCCTCGTTCCCCCATCTGCTGTCACTTTCTCTTATTGGCTGGTGCTGTTTAATTCAGATATCAACCCGTTTCTGTATGCGCTCCTCAGCAAGCGCTTCCAAGGGGCCTTCCATAGTTTGAGATGGAAGATCCAGGCCAGGTTGGGAAGCGTTGTGGAGAGAATAGGAGCTGAGAGGTCTACAGGTGGAGGTGGAGGCGAGAATGACCCCACTAACGGATTGACCCACAGTTCCATGGCGCACTCCAGAAACAACGTGGAGTCGACGTACTCTTCTGTTTTCACCCTCAGCTCTCAGTTTCCCAACAGCCTCAAGGAGCAACTGAATAATGTTCTTCCGGTGGCCACTTGTTCTCGTCCTGTTTGTCATAAATGTAGTGGACAGGGGTCGAGGACGGTGGACCTCTTGCAGGTCCCCTCCAGACAACGTGAGCGGAACAGACTCCCTTATTCTGCTGCTACTGAAAAGAAACAAGCCACATTCTTTTATGGACAGATCACAGTAAGAGTAGAACATATTTGCTGA